A region of the Litchfieldia alkalitelluris genome:
CATTACCGTTTAGTGATACTAATTGAAAACTATCTAAATAACCCCAAGCATTTGGTGATCCAGAAACAGTTGCTCCTACCTGAAGATCAGACGTATCTTCTGTTAAATCAAAACTCAAAGTAACTGTACCCCAATTTCCCCAACCTGTTGTTGAAACTGTTTCGACTGAGTCTATCCCAGCAAATAGGCTCACATGACCAGCTGCATCATCAGTTCCACCCATTGATTTTATAGATAACTCATAACTTCCAGCTGGAAGTGTCGGGATCGTTTGTTTTACTGTAAGCTCACTATCACTAGTTGCTGTGTCTTTAATCCAATAATTTAATGAAGACACACCATCTGTGGCTGCATCTGTTTTGGGATTAATTTCAACGTTATCCCAATTTGTTTCAATCGTCCATGAACCATCCCAAATGTCTGCTTCAAATCCGCCATTTGTTATGTAATTCTTAGACGTATTGGCTGAAGTACTGTTTGGAGTGTTGATAAAAAATGAACTAAACACCATAACAAAAGCTAAAAGTATTGCCACATTCTTCTTACTATTCCCCATATTTTCCTCACCTTTACAATAAATTTCTTTGGATAAACTATTACTATATTAATAAACTTACTCATAGTAAGCGTTTCCACATAATTGGTAGAATACCGCTGGTAATAGAAGACTCTACAACAGTCATTACCAGCGGCGTTATCTAACTTTCAAGGGGGAAACTCCCCCGTTCTTCATAATTAGCTTTTTGATTTCTCTACGATTCTTACTTCATACTTTTCTAACTTAACTTCCCCAGAAATTTCTTCACCTGTAATTAAGTCTTTAACAACTGAGTCAAATCTTACAAGTTGATTTTCTTCAGTAAAGTTCATGACGAATAAATAGTCACTTTCAGGAGCTTGACGAATTTGTACAGAAACTCCTTCACCATGTTCTACTGAAGCAACTGGTTCAAGAGATAAATCACTTATTAACCCTTGATAAAAATCTTGTTGGAATGCATGCTCAAAACGTCCACCAATATAATAAGCTTTTCCAGCTTCAAATTGATGGCTCGTTACTGCAGGAGTATTGGCATAAAAATCATCTACATAGATACCATCTACATTTGCTGTATCTACTTTAATAACCGTTGCATAATCCTTTAATTGATAGGTTTTACCATTATACGTGACAGAGTTTTGATCTTTTGGATATAAAGTATCTGTTTCAACTGGTTTCACACCAAAAATTTCTTGAAGATCTTTGTGCCACCCACCTAAATAGGTTAAATCATACTCATTTACAAACCCACTAATATAAGTCATAACGAGCGTACCGCCATCCGCAACAAACGTCTTCAAACGTGCGATCGTTTCTTCACTTACTAAATAAAGCATCGGCACAATCAAAAGTTTATAAGATGAAAAGTCCTGTTCCTTTGTGATCACATCAACTGGAATATCTTTTTCCCAGAAAGCTTTATAATGCTGCTGAAGCGTTTGTGGATATAGCTTCGTTTTTTTTCCAAATCCTTGCGCATCATTAAGGGCCCAGTTACTTTCCCAATCATAAAGAACTGCCACATCTGCCGGACGGTTCGTACCAATTACATCATTTAATTTCTCTAATGTCTGCCCTACTTTAGCCACTTCTTGAAACACACGGTTTTCTGAACTATTATCATGATCCACAACAGCACCATGAAATTTTTCTGAAGATCCACGTGATTTACGCCATTGGAAATACAGAATACTATCAGATCCATGTGCGATCATTTGCATTGATGATAATAAGTGCATACCTGGACGTTTTGCTTTATTCACATCATGCCAGTTAACTCCACTTGGTGTAGATTCCATTAACAGAAATGGTTGCTGTTTCAGACTTCTATATAAGTCATTAATAAATGCAACCTTAGAAGCTAGACTAGCTGTACTTTCCCAATCATTATGCCAAGCTGGATACGCGTCCCAGCTAATGACATCAAGATGTTTAGCGAACTTACTATAATCAAGTGCTTGGAATGGAATCAAATCATGTGTGTCTGCCATAAAGTTCGTCGTAATAGGAATTGAAGGAGTTAACTCCCTTAATGGAACAATCTCATTTTTATAAAAAGAAATCGTCTGGTCCGTAACAAACCTACGCCAATCTAAATTTAATCCATGAACCATATTTTCTCCGATTGGAGACGGTGACTCAACTTGTGACCAATCAGTAATTGTATGACTCCAAAACGGTCCCCACCAAGCATCATTTAAAGCTTTCAGATCATTATTATACTTCTCTTTCACCCATGCTCTAAATGCTGTCTGACACTTTTCACAATGACATTCTCCACCATACTCATTGGATATATGCCACATTAAAAGTCCAGGATGATTTCCATATCTTTCTGCTAATAAGCGATTCATTTCTTGTGTCTTTTCACGATAAACTTCTGATGTAAAGCAATGATTATGCCTTCCACCATGAAGTTGTTTGACTCTTGCACCATTAACCCGAAGGACTTCAGGATATTTCTGAGACATCCAAGCAGGACGAGCCCCACTTGGCGTTGCTAAAATGACTTTTCCTCCGATACCATGGATATTTTCGAAAATCTCATCTAGCCATTCGAAATTGTATACTCCCTCTTCAGGCTCAAGTGCAGCCCAAGCAAAGATCCCTACCGAAAATGTATTTGTATGTGATAACTTCATTAACTTTACGTCATCACTTAAAATATCAGGTCTGTCTAACCATTGATCAGGATTGTAGTCTCCGCCATGAAGCATAAAATTCGCATTTGTCACATATGTTTTTTCATGTTTTGACATAATAATCTCCTTCTATCACTTTATTTCTCATTCATTAACCCTTTGTTCCACCTGCCGTTAAGCCAGATACAAAGTTCTTTTGCAACATAATAAAGATAATTGCAATCGGAATACTAATTAATATTGCTCCAGCAGCAAAGGTGGTGTAACTTGCACCCATTACCTCATTTACTAAGTTGTATAAACCAATTGGTAAAGTGTAAGCTTCAGGCTGCCTTAAAATGACTGACGATAAAACGAAGTCCCCAAGCGGACCTGTAAATCCAAGCATTGCGACTACGGCAATCATCGGTCTTGAAAGTGGCATAATAATTTGTAAAAAGATCCTAGTGTTACTTGCCCCATCAATCTTAGCACTTTCATCAAGATCCATTGGTATAGAATCCATATACCCCTTCATCAGATAAGTGTTCATTGGGATTAATCCACCAACATAAAGAAGAATTAATAACCAATGATTATTCATCATCCCTAAAATTTGAGCTAAAACGAAAAGAGCGATTAATGCCGAAAATTGTGGAATCATTTGCAATAACAGAAATAAAGTAAGTGCATTTTGTCTACCCTTAAAGCGAAAACGAGAAAATGCGTAGGCTGTAAACGACACACTAATAACTGTTCCTATCATGGTGAAAATGCTAATTTTCAACGAATTTAGATACCATTGCCCATATTGTAGACTAGATTTCCCTGCGAATAACTCTCTGTAATGATCCAACGTTGGATTTTTTGGGATCATAGAAGTGCTTATCAAGCTGTTACCTGGGTTAAAACTTGCTCCGACTGTCCAAAGTAGGGGGTAAATAATAACAACAGCCATGAACGTTAAGACTGAGTAAGATAAAAAGAGACGTATGAATTTTTGCGTTTTCATATTTGTCATCAACGTTTTAAGCCCCCTCTTTGAATGAATTTGTTCGTCTAAATTGCCATAATGCAATTGCGATAACAAAGATTGATAATAGAATTGTTAATGCGGCTGCAAGTGAGTATTGACTTGATTGCATCGTTAATTTATAAATCCATGAAACTAATATATCTGTTCCACCAGCATTAGAACCAGGAACTGCTGGTCCGCCACCATTAAATAGATAAATAATATTAAAGTTATTAAAGTTAAAGGTGTACTGGGTGATAATAATAGGTGCCATAGCAAGCAATATCATTGGTAAAGTAATATTTTTAAATTTAGCGAAAATAGAAGCACCATCAATAGTAGCAGCTTCATATAAATCATCTGGAATCGATTGCAGTACCCCTGTTGTTACAAGGAAAACATATGGGAAACCAAGCCAGCCCTGCATCAGGATAAGCGCAACCTTCGTCCAATTTTCATCTGTTAGCCACGGAATTGCATCAATTCCAAATGCTGCTAAAATATCATTGTTAATTGCACCAAAACTATCGTTAAATAGCCCTGCAAAAATAAGTATTGTTACAAATCCTGGTACTGCCCATGGTAAAACTAAGACTGTACGATAAAATCTTTTAAAACGAATATCCTTTTGATTTACGACGATTGCTAAGAAAATTCCGAGAGCCACTTGGAGAGTTGAGGCTACAAGCGTCCAGATAATTGTCCATGTTAAGACATCAAAGAACGTTGAACGCCAAATATCAACTGTGAAGATTTCAAGAAATGTATCGAAGCCCACCCAATCTGCTAAATTCGCAGGTGGTGAATGATATAAATCGTAATTAGTAAATGCTAGTGCAAAACTAAATAGGATTGGGAATATTACAGCAAAAATTAAAATGAATAGAGAAGGACCACTAATTACATATGGATAACCTTGTGAGACTAGATTATGATAATCTTCCTTTAGAGAACTTGGCTTCATATTTTTATCGCGAAGATTCCCGTTTTTATAAGCATCCTTTAAGTTTATATAATAGAATGCAAGACCGAAAGCAATGACAATAAGAGCAATAATACCTTCAGCTAATAGGAAAATAGAGTTATCTCTTGGAACCTCAGTTCCTAGTGTGACAATTCCCCAGAGTCCCATATTTAAGAGATCTTTAAACACTGCAAAGAAGGATACAGCAAGAATTAGAAATGTAAGACCCTTCACCCATTGCTTATTGTAAAATTGACCTAATCCAGGAATAATCGATAGTAGTAAGGCTATTTTACTATGTTTCACCTTGTTCACCTCTTTATAAATAAGACCAATTGATCGGCCCATATATTCGTTCTTATAATAAATGGTGTCAAACATAATTAGCGTTTGACACCACTATTCATACTAATTATTACTTATGTTTTGCTTCAATTTGCCCTTTAATTGTTTCAACCGCTTGATTTAATGCCTCTTCTGGCTGTGCCTTACCCGTTGCAATAGTTTGTAAAGATGCATCAGCAGGAGTCCAAACTTCATTCATTTCAGGAATATTTGGCATTAATTCTGAGTATTGAGATTGTTCAGCAACAGCTTTAGCTACTTCACTTTCAGCAACAACTGGATCATTTGCTAAAGCAGCAACAGCTGGTACTTCTTTTGTAATTTCATATCTTGTTTTAGAATTTTCTTCATTTGCAATAAATGCAACAAATTTTTCTGCAAGTTCAGCATTCTTTGAGTAAGAACTTACGTTATAACTTTTTACATTCACAAATGCACTCATGTTTTCACCATTAGCTAGTGCAGGTAGTTTCGCAACTCCAAAGTTCACTCCAGCCTTTGTAAATGGATCTACATTCCAAGGACCAGAAATAATTGCAGCAGCTTTACCTTCAGTAAATAATGATTCTATTACATTAATCCCCTGTTCTCCAATGATTCCTGATGGAAATAGCTTTTCATCATAAAACTTCTGGATAAATTGTGCACCTTCGATTGCACCCTCGTTATTAAGACCAATATCATCTGCATTAAAGCTTCCATCTTCATTTTGACCGAAGATATATCCACCATAACCACTCATCACACTTTGTGCATAGTAGATTTGATCAAATAGAGCTAAGAATCCAAACTGTTTGCCATCAGTTACTTCTTTTGAATAGTCGTACCATTCTTCAAGAGTTTGTGGCAGTTCTTCTTCGGAAATCAAATCTTTATTATAGTAAAGTGTTGTTGTTTCAACTGCTTTTGGTAATCCATAAACTTTTCCATCAACTGTTTGAGCTTGCATAGCTGCTTCAGTATAGATTGATTTGACATCGTCACCGACGTTTAATTCTTTAATTAATCCTTCAGTAACCGCTGTTCCAATTTGGTCACCAGGCATTGTTAATACATCTGGCCCTGTTCCACCTGGACCATCTAAACGTAGATCCTCAATTTGTTGAGCATATGGTTTTTCGATTACCGTTACCGTTACACCATTTTCTTCTTCGAACTTAGCGATGGCATCTGCAATACCTTCACCTTTTTCTATATCTTCCCAAACGATTAACTCTTTAGTTTCTGTTGCTTCTTCATTTGAACCAGTGTCTTCATTACCACTTTCTTGAGGCCCACAAGCAACTAAAGATAAAGTTAAAGCAAGACCACCTAAAATGCTAAAATATTTTTTCAACTTCATGGATATACATCCTTTCAAAATTGTTTTTTAAAAGCACTTTATTTTATTTTTCATCTAATTGAAAGCGCTTTGCTAAATACAATATATCATCACACAGAAAACATGTAAACAACTTTTTTACTAGAATAGGTAAATTATTTTACGAAAATATGAACGGTAATGTTTTACTTATTAGTTCGTACTCTTTCGAACCACTAATTCAGAGCCTAAATACAAGGTTTTTACTAATTTACGCTTTTCTAGTATTTGTTCGAGTAATAACTCGATCGCATTTTTACATAATTCCCTAATATCAATGTGAAAAGTTGTTAAAGGTGGAGAGACGTATTTAGTAACACTAATATTGTTAATACTTACAACACTCACTCGATTCGGAATCGCAATTCCTTGTTCATTCAACGCTTGCAAACATCCAACCGCAATCGGATCCGCTGCCACAAAGAAGGCTGTAGGCAACTTATCCCCTAGCTTTTCAATCGCCTTATTCATCAAGAAATAGCCGTTCTCTACTGAAAATCCTCTATGAGAGAAGATATATTCTTCCTTTAGTAAACCTTTTTCCTCCATATACCTGCGAAACACCCTTTCTCGCAGATCTCTTTCATCCTCATCAGTATTTGGATTATGATAGGTACCTCCTATTAGACCTATCTCTTTATGACCCTTTTCCACTAAAAAATCGATTGTCGTTCGTGTTATTTGCGCTAAGTCCGGTCTAACTGAATCGTAATGGTGTGGATCTGGTGATGAATCAATGAATACCCCGTTTGAGGTTATACTTCTTAGGTATGCCAACTCTTTGTCTGAGAATGTACCCACAGCGATGAACCCCTCAATATTATCCGGAATTTGCCGAATGCCGCCTGATATCTTGTAAGTAAGCATTTCCACATTAAAAATTCCAGCTAGCTTCTCAATTTCAATTCTCATCGTTTTGTAATATACATCTTCTAGTTCCTCTTTATCTGATAACCAGTATAAAAACGCAATGTTTTTCACTAACAGTCTAACGGTCTTTTTCCGGTAGTTTAATTGTTCTGCCACTTCATAAATCTTTTCTCTTGTTTCATCTGGGACAGATAGACTTTGATCGTTATTTAGTACCCTTGAAACAGTCGAGATAGAGTAACCAGCCTTTTCTGCTATATCTTTAATGGTAGCCATTTTATATCCTCCATTTAACTTTTATTTAAAATCGTAATAGTTTTTAGTAAAACTTTTTACTAAAGTTTACTTTATATCCTTATAATTGTAAAGAGTCTATTTCACTATAATAGATAGCTACATTTTAACACCATAACTCTGGTTATAAAGTCACTCTTTCTTTATTATTCTATAATCAACTTTCACTACTCCAAGTTGCTTTTTAATAAGTTTTTTTCCTAAAGCTAAAAGATAAGGTTCCTTTAAAAATTCTACAACATAATAAATAACAACCGAACAAGTAATTTACAAAATTTAGATTACACATTCGCGAACAAATTATAACATTACCAATACTTTAATATAGATATTATCAATTTCATCCATGCAGGATTATCCTCAATTACTTTTGGAAACCTAATTTTTCGATAGTATATTACATAACCACTATGTATGTAATAGAAAGTTCACAACTTCTTGAACGATATGCGAAAGTATTCACATATATATTGTGAATACTTTCGCATGATTATATAATTCAGACATAGAGATAAATAAAAAATAAAAGTTACTAAGGATAGGATCAAGATGATCAACACTTTTTTAAGAGAAAACACTATTGCAGCAGGGATTTTAGCAGTGATAAGAGTGTACCTAGGTTGGAGCTGGATGACAGCTGGTTGGGGCAAGATCACAGGTGGTGGCTTTGATGCTGCTGGATATTTAAATGGAGCGCTAGCAAATCCCGTCGCTAATAAAGCAACAGGTGCAGCCGTTTATCCAACATATAATGCATTCATTGAAGGAGTAGCCTTACCAAACGTCGGAATGATTAACTTCTTAATTCCATGGGGAGAGTTCTTAGTAGGTTTAGGGTTAATTCTAGGATGTTTAACAACAGCGGCTATGTTCTTTGGTCTTATGATGAACTTTATGTTCATGTTTGCAGGTACAGTGAGCACAAACCCTTGGATGATCTTAATTGGTGTTATCATCCTAGCAGCTGGCGCAAACGCAGGTAAATATGGGGCAGATTATTATGTACTTCCTTATTTAAGAAAAGTAACTAAGCTTGGAGCTAATAGAGAAATTACTAACAATGTTGCTTGACCTCTCTATTGCCCCAGACTCCCTCGTTACGATAGGTAATGAGGGAGTCTGGGGATTTTTTGAGAGTTAACTATATAAAATTAAATGTGAACATTGCTCGCTGGAGAATTCTTCTCCTGCGTTATTTTTATTTAATCTTGAGGGATTTCATTTAATTAGGTTGTTTTCATAATGCAACTTTTCAAAAAAACTTAACAATTAACTTTTTCACACACAATAATTTGCCTAGTAAACGCTCCTTTATTTACTACACATCGATCTATAATTTTAAATCCTGCTTCTATAATGACACCATCAATAGGTTCAAGTGTAACAATTACAAGTTTGTTAGAAAATCTCCATGCGCTTTGAAACATTTCTAGCTGCTCATCAGGAGTAATCACAGAACATAAATTATAAGGCATATCAATAATTGCTACATCATACTTTTCTGTTACTTCACGTATATCCTTACACTTAACCTCTCCTTCTAAGCCGAAGTATGCGATGTTTTCACGTGTACCAGGAAGGATGAGATGATTTACATCACTCCCTACGATATCAATTCCCATTGATATGGCCTCTACTAAAACGGTACCTATCCCACAACAAGGATCAATTGCCTTTATCCCTCTCGGATCTGGAACAGCAATATTAGCTACAGCTCTCGCTACGCGAGTACTAAGGGCCGTGGAATAACTATGGGGCTTTGTTTGATGGCGCAACCATGTCGCATCATTTTTTTCATAATGACCGAAAACCCAACGCCAATTCACATTCATTATTCCATAAAATACTTGCGGTTCGAGCAGGTCTGGTTCACCATCGATACTCAAGCCAACTTCTTTCTCAATTTTCCGGCGCTGTTTTAATCCAAATTCTTTCTTTTTTTCAAGATCACTACTTTTAATAAACATAACTTTGAATGTTGTGTTTTCGAGTTTGATCTGTTTAACTTGCTCAACAATATCCTCTATTTTAGAACCC
Encoded here:
- a CDS encoding sugar ABC transporter permease produces the protein MKTQKFIRLFLSYSVLTFMAVVIIYPLLWTVGASFNPGNSLISTSMIPKNPTLDHYRELFAGKSSLQYGQWYLNSLKISIFTMIGTVISVSFTAYAFSRFRFKGRQNALTLFLLLQMIPQFSALIALFVLAQILGMMNNHWLLILLYVGGLIPMNTYLMKGYMDSIPMDLDESAKIDGASNTRIFLQIIMPLSRPMIAVVAMLGFTGPLGDFVLSSVILRQPEAYTLPIGLYNLVNEVMGASYTTFAAGAILISIPIAIIFIMLQKNFVSGLTAGGTKG
- a CDS encoding sugar ABC transporter permease yields the protein MKHSKIALLLSIIPGLGQFYNKQWVKGLTFLILAVSFFAVFKDLLNMGLWGIVTLGTEVPRDNSIFLLAEGIIALIVIAFGLAFYYINLKDAYKNGNLRDKNMKPSSLKEDYHNLVSQGYPYVISGPSLFILIFAVIFPILFSFALAFTNYDLYHSPPANLADWVGFDTFLEIFTVDIWRSTFFDVLTWTIIWTLVASTLQVALGIFLAIVVNQKDIRFKRFYRTVLVLPWAVPGFVTILIFAGLFNDSFGAINNDILAAFGIDAIPWLTDENWTKVALILMQGWLGFPYVFLVTTGVLQSIPDDLYEAATIDGASIFAKFKNITLPMILLAMAPIIITQYTFNFNNFNIIYLFNGGGPAVPGSNAGGTDILVSWIYKLTMQSSQYSLAAALTILLSIFVIAIALWQFRRTNSFKEGA
- a CDS encoding beta-galactosidase, which translates into the protein MMSKHEKTYVTNANFMLHGGDYNPDQWLDRPDILSDDVKLMKLSHTNTFSVGIFAWAALEPEEGVYNFEWLDEIFENIHGIGGKVILATPSGARPAWMSQKYPEVLRVNGARVKQLHGGRHNHCFTSEVYREKTQEMNRLLAERYGNHPGLLMWHISNEYGGECHCEKCQTAFRAWVKEKYNNDLKALNDAWWGPFWSHTITDWSQVESPSPIGENMVHGLNLDWRRFVTDQTISFYKNEIVPLRELTPSIPITTNFMADTHDLIPFQALDYSKFAKHLDVISWDAYPAWHNDWESTASLASKVAFINDLYRSLKQQPFLLMESTPSGVNWHDVNKAKRPGMHLLSSMQMIAHGSDSILYFQWRKSRGSSEKFHGAVVDHDNSSENRVFQEVAKVGQTLEKLNDVIGTNRPADVAVLYDWESNWALNDAQGFGKKTKLYPQTLQQHYKAFWEKDIPVDVITKEQDFSSYKLLIVPMLYLVSEETIARLKTFVADGGTLVMTYISGFVNEYDLTYLGGWHKDLQEIFGVKPVETDTLYPKDQNSVTYNGKTYQLKDYATVIKVDTANVDGIYVDDFYANTPAVTSHQFEAGKAYYIGGRFEHAFQQDFYQGLISDLSLEPVASVEHGEGVSVQIRQAPESDYLFVMNFTEENQLVRFDSVVKDLITGEEISGEVKLEKYEVRIVEKSKS
- a CDS encoding LacI family DNA-binding transcriptional regulator — its product is MATIKDIAEKAGYSISTVSRVLNNDQSLSVPDETREKIYEVAEQLNYRKKTVRLLVKNIAFLYWLSDKEELEDVYYKTMRIEIEKLAGIFNVEMLTYKISGGIRQIPDNIEGFIAVGTFSDKELAYLRSITSNGVFIDSSPDPHHYDSVRPDLAQITRTTIDFLVEKGHKEIGLIGGTYHNPNTDEDERDLRERVFRRYMEEKGLLKEEYIFSHRGFSVENGYFLMNKAIEKLGDKLPTAFFVAADPIAVGCLQALNEQGIAIPNRVSVVSINNISVTKYVSPPLTTFHIDIRELCKNAIELLLEQILEKRKLVKTLYLGSELVVRKSTN
- a CDS encoding DoxX family membrane protein, which produces MINTFLRENTIAAGILAVIRVYLGWSWMTAGWGKITGGGFDAAGYLNGALANPVANKATGAAVYPTYNAFIEGVALPNVGMINFLIPWGEFLVGLGLILGCLTTAAMFFGLMMNFMFMFAGTVSTNPWMILIGVIILAAGANAGKYGADYYVLPYLRKVTKLGANREITNNVA
- a CDS encoding sugar ABC transporter substrate-binding protein: MKLKKYFSILGGLALTLSLVACGPQESGNEDTGSNEEATETKELIVWEDIEKGEGIADAIAKFEEENGVTVTVIEKPYAQQIEDLRLDGPGGTGPDVLTMPGDQIGTAVTEGLIKELNVGDDVKSIYTEAAMQAQTVDGKVYGLPKAVETTTLYYNKDLISEEELPQTLEEWYDYSKEVTDGKQFGFLALFDQIYYAQSVMSGYGGYIFGQNEDGSFNADDIGLNNEGAIEGAQFIQKFYDEKLFPSGIIGEQGINVIESLFTEGKAAAIISGPWNVDPFTKAGVNFGVAKLPALANGENMSAFVNVKSYNVSSYSKNAELAEKFVAFIANEENSKTRYEITKEVPAVAALANDPVVAESEVAKAVAEQSQYSELMPNIPEMNEVWTPADASLQTIATGKAQPEEALNQAVETIKGQIEAKHK
- a CDS encoding TRM11 family SAM-dependent methyltransferase — encoded protein: MNNNKKPSYLYQYACREDEKQLAALEMRSFFGQDSDDSMIVESHVKIDPSRSPFIRERVEIMYEGSKIEDIVEQVKQIKLENTTFKVMFIKSSDLEKKKEFGLKQRRKIEKEVGLSIDGEPDLLEPQVFYGIMNVNWRWVFGHYEKNDATWLRHQTKPHSYSTALSTRVARAVANIAVPDPRGIKAIDPCCGIGTVLVEAISMGIDIVGSDVNHLILPGTRENIAYFGLEGEVKCKDIREVTEKYDVAIIDMPYNLCSVITPDEQLEMFQSAWRFSNKLVIVTLEPIDGVIIEAGFKIIDRCVVNKGAFTRQIIVCEKVNC